The Maribacter aquivivus DNA window TGTAAAAGAAGATTGGTTGTATATAGATGATTTTACCGACCGTTATGGTACCGATGCAGCCAACCAAATTGAAATTGTGTTTGATGTTTTAATGGAGTCTGAAAAAGATAGCCAAGAGTGTTTTAATGAGTTCAAGGAATTTTATAAAATTCACCCTCATGCATTTTCAGATAAAATAAAAACCTTGACCAAAAAGACGGCCAAGGCTATTGCAAGTTCATTCTCAGGAAATAATAAGTCTGAGTTAATATTGTTAGCTAAAATAGAATTACTACTAAATTAAAGCTGTTTCATTATTTTCTTAATGTCTTGATTTGCATATACTTTCTGAACTAAGTTACTATACAAACTGGTAAATTTTTCTTCATTGATTAGGTTGCCGAATAATGATTCTTGTCTAATAAAGGCTAGCGGGTCAGTTTTTGTTTTACTGGCTGCTTCATTTAATTGTTCTTGCATGGCGTCAATAATTTCAATAGGGTTGCCATTTTTATCTATTCCCTTGTCACTATAATAACACCATGCTGCAATTACTAAAGTTGCATATTTGATGCTTCCGCCGTTCGCTAAATTATCTTGAATAGTTGCAATTAAGAATTTCGGCAATTTTGCAGAACTCTCTGAGCAAATTCTACTTACGCTATCTTTTATATTTGGGTTTGCAAAACGTTCTTGTAAACTGTCCTTATATGCAGTTAAATCAATGCCTTCTAGTTGGTCTAAAACCGGAGTAGCTTCTTCGTCCATAAAAGCTCTTAAATAGAATACGAACAAATCATCTTCCATACAAGCATTAATAGTTGGGTGACCATGAATAGCACCTAAAATACCCAATACAGAATGACCTGCATTTAAAAGACGTAATTTCATCTTTTCATATGGCTTTACATCTGGTACAAACTGCACGCCAACTTTTTCAAATTCTGGTCTGCCGTTAGAGAAATTATCTTCAATTACCCATTGTATAAAAGGCTCACAAGTTACTGGCCATTCGTCTTTTAGACCATATGTGCTCTCTAAATAATCAATATCTGCTTTGGTAGTTACAGGAGTTATACGATCTACCATACTGTTAGGGAAACTTACTTCTTTTTCGATATATGCAGCCAGTTCTTTATCTTGTTTGGTTGCGAAAGCAAGTAGCATTTCTCTTATAACATCGCCATTATGCTGTATGTTGTCACAAGACATTACTGTAAAAGCAGGTAAGCCAAGCTCACGTCTTTTTTTAATGGCAGCAGTTAAAAATCCGTAAATGGTTCTAGGGCTTTTTGGATGTTGTAATTCGTACTGTACATCTGCATTCTCAAAATCAAATTCTCCTGTTGACGAATTAAAATTATAACCACCTTCTGTAATGGTTAAGGATACTATTTTTGTGTCAGGATGCGCCATTTGGTCAATTACTAAATCGGGAGTGTCATGACCAAGTTTAAAGTCGATAATGGAACCAATTACTTGTGATTCTATCTTGCCATCAGGATGCTTTACAATGAGTGTGTATAGTCCGTCTTGTTTTTGTAACACATCATGGATCTTTTGATCACCTTTTCGAAGACCAATTCCACATATACCCCATGCGGCAGCATCTCCCTTTTCTTGTAATAGGTGCGTATAGTAAGATTGGTGTGCTCTATGAAAACCACCAACACCCACATGTACTATTCCAGATTTTAATGATTCTCTATCAAATGTAGGTATAGAAACCTGCTTGTTTATAGCTGCTAAGTTCTCTTTGTTTAATATGATTTCTTTATTCATTTTTAGCTTTGTTTATTGATTTTACACGTAGTAATGCCCAGTATGCAGTAACGAAATAAATAACCGTACAAATAAATGCATACGTGTAGAAAATTTCTCTGTTGTTGATATAGCTATTTTCATTTGCACTGTCAAATAGAACAATACCTGCCAATATCAATGTAATTATAAGTGCAACGAGAGATACCAACTTCAAAATCTTTGAGAATACGGTAATATCTTTTTTTGGTATTGTTTCTAACTTGCTTTTTTCTTCTTGAAAAGTTACAATTTTCTCATTGCGTATTCTTTCTTGTTCTTCTTCCTTAGGATATTTTTCTTTTGCTCCGTAGCGACCAGCTAACAAGGTATAAACTCCGATAGTGAAAATCCAAGTAGGAATAAACAAATAGAAGAAAGACATTACATTAAAAGCATTTAGTCCAAAACCGAAAACTAATCCTAATCCCCATGATACAATAGCAGGTGTGCTAAAAGTTAAATTGCGGTATTGAGACCAATAACGTGTGTATCCGATTCTTGGGAATATCTGATGCTCTGCAAATACAATTGCACCAACGGGTACTACCAATAAACCTGCATAGGTCAATAGCGGTAAAATCTGTGAGAATACAAAAGGAAAACAGGCTATGACAATCGTGATTAAACCAACTACAATAGTTGTTTTTTTACGTGAATGATTAAAGAAAATGGCTTGAGCTGCTAATCCTGCTCTATATAAATTGGTAATTGCCGTAGTCCAACCTGCTACGATTACAATTACGAATCCAGACCATCCTAAGGCATAAAAAGCAACATCTCCAGGATCTAATTCTACGATTGATTTTCCGATGATTACTGCAGCACCGGCTCCCATGATACCGGCAGCTATCCACGCAACATAATGCCCAAACATCATACCTGTACTGGTTGCGAGTCCGTAAGATTTCTTTTTAGCAAAACGTAATAGCGCCATATCTATTAATCCGAAATGGGTGATGGTATTTGCAGCCCAAGCGAACCCGATAACTTCAACAAGTCCGATACCTGGTTCTCCGGCACTATCAACCCCGGTCCAAATAGATCGATCACCAAGTGATATCAAATCATTCCATCCGCTAGGTAGAGTTGTCCCTAATACATCTAAAGATAAAGCTGGTAATAAAACCATTGCACCACTAGTGAACATTACAAAAAGCCATGGAGCACATATTCCTGAAAATTCTGATACTGCGTTAAATCCGTATAATGCTATAGACACCACTACTAAGCCTACGCAGAATACGATGACCACAAACCACATATTGGTGGGGTACCAGTTTAATTGTGCAGGTATATCGAACGCAAACCGCACTGCGGTCGCAGATACGGTAATCATAGCGGCAGATATGACCGAGAAAATAATGACGTTAGCCCAATTGTACAGCTTGGTCATAGAATCTCCCGCAATTTTATTGAGGTAGGTGTATAAGCTTAATCTTGTTTCTACTGCAATAGGAGAGGTAATAAACGTCCAGCTGAGAACTGCCAAAATATTACCGATCAACAGACCTAAAATAATATCCATGGTTTTTGCTCCTAATGCTACAAACGTAGCACCAATTACAAACTCTGTTGCTGCAACATGTTCGGCGGCGTACAATCCTGCAAAATGTGTCCAATCATGTAATTTATGTTTTGCAACGGGTAGCTGCTCTTCGTTAAAATTTTCAAATGTGCTTTGGTTGTTGGTTGCTGACATAAGTTGAGTTGGTAGTTAGTTTAAAATAATGAGTTGAGTTCTGTTTAAAGACCTTTAAAGTATTTGCTGTGTTTTAAACAGGCTTGCAATGTATTTATTTTTTGTTAAGAACAATTATTAAATTTTGTTAATCTTCAATATCCCTGAAATCGGAAAAATAGTTATGAATTTCATTGCAGCTATTTTCAGTCAAATTGATTCTTATATCTACGGTTTAAAAAAGGCAATCTACCGAAAGATAGATTGCCTGCTAGTGTAAGTTTAAAAAAGAATTAGTTCAGTGTTGTAATCATCAATTACTTATTTTTTCAAAATCACTTTTTTCTAAGCCGTTATTGAATTTAATGTTAGACCAATTTACCGTTATCCAAGGTGCATCGCTAACTGCGGCTTTCCAAGTAGATTTTTTATATTTTCGTTTAGTTGGAAAAAGCATTCCGTCAACGCCTTCATATTCTAAGGTCATTAAATTCGGAGTTTCCATTGCACCAAAATCAGCAACCGTAAATAAAAACTGATCTACTAGAGATGTGTTTTTATTAATGTATAGCTGATAAATATCTGTTGGCTTAGAGTCCCCAAAATTGAACGATACTTTTACTACTTCATAAAGATTGTTATTTAAGGTTTCTTCTCCTAAATATTCATACGAAACACCTTTGTCCATTAACTTTTGAAACATGGTAAACCAATAAAAGTTAGTAGGTCTGTTGAAAGCAACTCTTTTTAAGGCAACGCTATCATTTAGAATATCTCCATTATGCTTTAACCAGAATTCTTTACCATCATAACCTTGTTCAATTGTGCCTTGTAAGTCACTTAAGGTTCTTTGGTGCTTTTCGTATTTACCATATGAAAGTTCACCGTCGAAAATGTATTTCTCTGTTGAAATATCTGTTTTGCCATCTGGTGTTTGGTAGGTATATGTATACACGACATCTTTCTTTCCTCGAAGCGTTTTGTAATCGCCAACTTTTTCAAGCATTTTTGAAACCAATTCTTGTCCTTTATTCGTGAATTCAGGAGTTAGAATAGTTTCCTTTTTGGTAGTTTGTTCCCCTTTACAAGAAGTAATTAAGATACTTAGTACTATTAAGCTGGTCATTTTAAAATTCATGGATAGTTATTTAGTTATGTTTAAGATTAGATTAATGCGCCGTTTGCGCCAATGACTTGACCTGAAATCCATTTAGAATCATCACTTGCCAAGAATAAAACTACTCTTGCAATATCTATAGGCTGTGCCAATCTATCAAATGCATTCATTGAACTTAATTTATCAATGAACTCTTGAGATTTTCCATTTAAGAATAATTCAGTTTCTGTTGCACCTGGTGCCAAAGCATTGACAGAGATTCCCCTGCCTATTTCTTTTGAAAATACTCTTGTCATTTGTTCAACAGCAGCTTTTGAGGCGGAATATAATGCGTAAGTAGGGAACATTAGTTTCACCGTACTAGAAGATATATTAATAATGTTACCATTATCGGATAGTTTACTGTCAGCCTCTTGCAATGTGTTAAAAACGCCCTTCACATTAACATCGAACAGTTTGTTAAAATCTTCTTGAGTATTGTCTTTCAATTTTTTGTTGAACATGACACCAGCGTTGTTGATCAATACATCTACCTTTCCAAATTCTTCTATAGTTTGGTCAAATAGCTGAGTTACCTGATTTCGATCGCTTACATCAGCTTTAATAGCAATTGCATGACCATCATTATTTTTAATTTTAGCAACTGTGGCTTCAGCATCTTTTTCACTGTTAGAATGATTGACAACTATTTTAGCACCATTCTCTGCTAATAAGAACGCTATTTCTTGCCCAATACCTCTAGAGGCGCCAGTAATGATTATTACTTTATCTTCTAATTTCATAGTTTAAGTTTTTTAATGATTTATAGAGGAGTATTTATAAACTGATTAATTTATCTGCAACTAATTTTAAATTGGGTTCATTAATCTCTGGAGTAGGAGATAAGGGGTACAATTGTGCTCCAGGCCTACTTATAAATGCACCTCTCCAATTTGCCCATAATGCTCCAGATATATCCCAACCATGTGCTGCTACCAAAAGGCATTCTTGTGGTTGAATACTCATTTTTCTAGCTGCCCAATTATAAGCATCTACATGAGGTTTAAATTTACCCATATCTTCTATACTTAAGCGCTGATCAAAGTATTTTGTCAATCCTGAATTTTTAAATTGCGTCTCTACACCCTTATTAGATGAATTGGTAAATGAAACAAGTTTGTATCCGGCATCTTTTAAAGATTGTAAAGCTGCAGGAATTTCTGGGTGCGCAGGTAAAGATCTAATAGGGTCTACAATAGATTTCTTTGCCTCATCATGACTTAGTACTATATCATTATTGGCAGCTACCATTTGTAAAGCAGCGGCGCCAATAATAGCAAAATCCTTGTATTGGTTGGCTACCGTAGATACTAACGAATATTGCAGCATGGTGGTGAACCAAAGTGGTAGTAAATCATTTCTACCATTTAGAGCTTTTGCAACACTGTCTTTCATTGCCGTTAAATCTAGCAAGGTTTCATTGACATCGAAAAATAGCACTTTTGGTCTTTCGCCCCTAAATTCAGTTTTATCTTGCGATGCAAACCCTAAAGTTGGTATGGTTACGCCGGCTGCGCCAAGTATTGTTGATTTTTTAATAAAGTCTCTTCTGTTGTTGTTCATGTCTATATTTTGATTTAAAAACATTCTATGTAGTATGTTTTTGGATAAAAAAATTACTGTTTTAGTTGTTTTAGATATATAGATAACCCATTTAAATATTCATTGATTACTAAATCGTCATCGTATAGTTTTCGTATTCCGCGTATGCCTTCAAATGCACTAATGAGATAAATTGCCGCAGCAGCACTAGAAATATCTTGTTTAATAGAATTTTCAACTTTTCCTCTTTCTATTAAATCTTTGAGGGCGGTTTTCCATTCTTCAATGATATTTTTTAATGCTTTTTGATACACCTTTTCATTGTCACCAATTTCATTTATTAAATTATTTGTTGGGCAGCCGTGTTTCTTCTCGTAAATAGAGAAGGACTTTAGACTATTCAGAAAAGTATCTTCTAAAATAGTATAAGCGTTGCCATTTTGATATAGCGGATATACCATTCTTTTTTGCACTCGGCTTTGCACTTTTTTAGTGATGACCTCTAAGCCTAGTTCTTTTTTATTGGCGTAATGATGGTAGAAGGCCCCTTTGGTTAAAGTCGTAGCCTTCATTATTTTTTCAATGCTGGTTGTTTTAAATCCGTCTTCATAAAACAACTTAAATGCCTCATTGAGAATGAGTTGTTTTGATAGTTCAGATTTTAATGCCTGCTTCATACCGTAAAGATGCTCAATAAAATACGGTATAGAATGTTTTTAGAGGTATTTAACCTATTCTTAACTACAAAAAAAATCAGTTTGCTTCAACTTAAAACCATGTAGGTATTTAGTGAAATACAATAAGAATTAATGATGGGTGATGTGGCTAGAGTGATTTCTAATTGAGATTTA harbors:
- a CDS encoding purine-cytosine permease family protein; its protein translation is MSATNNQSTFENFNEEQLPVAKHKLHDWTHFAGLYAAEHVAATEFVIGATFVALGAKTMDIILGLLIGNILAVLSWTFITSPIAVETRLSLYTYLNKIAGDSMTKLYNWANVIIFSVISAAMITVSATAVRFAFDIPAQLNWYPTNMWFVVIVFCVGLVVVSIALYGFNAVSEFSGICAPWLFVMFTSGAMVLLPALSLDVLGTTLPSGWNDLISLGDRSIWTGVDSAGEPGIGLVEVIGFAWAANTITHFGLIDMALLRFAKKKSYGLATSTGMMFGHYVAWIAAGIMGAGAAVIIGKSIVELDPGDVAFYALGWSGFVIVIVAGWTTAITNLYRAGLAAQAIFFNHSRKKTTIVVGLITIVIACFPFVFSQILPLLTYAGLLVVPVGAIVFAEHQIFPRIGYTRYWSQYRNLTFSTPAIVSWGLGLVFGFGLNAFNVMSFFYLFIPTWIFTIGVYTLLAGRYGAKEKYPKEEEQERIRNEKIVTFQEEKSKLETIPKKDITVFSKILKLVSLVALIITLILAGIVLFDSANENSYINNREIFYTYAFICTVIYFVTAYWALLRVKSINKAKNE
- a CDS encoding haloacid dehalogenase type II; the encoded protein is MNNNRRDFIKKSTILGAAGVTIPTLGFASQDKTEFRGERPKVLFFDVNETLLDLTAMKDSVAKALNGRNDLLPLWFTTMLQYSLVSTVANQYKDFAIIGAAALQMVAANNDIVLSHDEAKKSIVDPIRSLPAHPEIPAALQSLKDAGYKLVSFTNSSNKGVETQFKNSGLTKYFDQRLSIEDMGKFKPHVDAYNWAARKMSIQPQECLLVAAHGWDISGALWANWRGAFISRPGAQLYPLSPTPEINEPNLKLVADKLISL
- a CDS encoding DUF6503 family protein, translated to MNFKMTSLIVLSILITSCKGEQTTKKETILTPEFTNKGQELVSKMLEKVGDYKTLRGKKDVVYTYTYQTPDGKTDISTEKYIFDGELSYGKYEKHQRTLSDLQGTIEQGYDGKEFWLKHNGDILNDSVALKRVAFNRPTNFYWFTMFQKLMDKGVSYEYLGEETLNNNLYEVVKVSFNFGDSKPTDIYQLYINKNTSLVDQFLFTVADFGAMETPNLMTLEYEGVDGMLFPTKRKYKKSTWKAAVSDAPWITVNWSNIKFNNGLEKSDFEKISN
- a CDS encoding glucose 1-dehydrogenase; translation: MKLEDKVIIITGASRGIGQEIAFLLAENGAKIVVNHSNSEKDAEATVAKIKNNDGHAIAIKADVSDRNQVTQLFDQTIEEFGKVDVLINNAGVMFNKKLKDNTQEDFNKLFDVNVKGVFNTLQEADSKLSDNGNIINISSSTVKLMFPTYALYSASKAAVEQMTRVFSKEIGRGISVNALAPGATETELFLNGKSQEFIDKLSSMNAFDRLAQPIDIARVVLFLASDDSKWISGQVIGANGALI
- a CDS encoding TetR/AcrR family transcriptional regulator; translation: MKQALKSELSKQLILNEAFKLFYEDGFKTTSIEKIMKATTLTKGAFYHHYANKKELGLEVITKKVQSRVQKRMVYPLYQNGNAYTILEDTFLNSLKSFSIYEKKHGCPTNNLINEIGDNEKVYQKALKNIIEEWKTALKDLIERGKVENSIKQDISSAAAAIYLISAFEGIRGIRKLYDDDLVINEYLNGLSIYLKQLKQ
- a CDS encoding mannitol dehydrogenase family protein, whose translation is MNKEIILNKENLAAINKQVSIPTFDRESLKSGIVHVGVGGFHRAHQSYYTHLLQEKGDAAAWGICGIGLRKGDQKIHDVLQKQDGLYTLIVKHPDGKIESQVIGSIIDFKLGHDTPDLVIDQMAHPDTKIVSLTITEGGYNFNSSTGEFDFENADVQYELQHPKSPRTIYGFLTAAIKKRRELGLPAFTVMSCDNIQHNGDVIREMLLAFATKQDKELAAYIEKEVSFPNSMVDRITPVTTKADIDYLESTYGLKDEWPVTCEPFIQWVIEDNFSNGRPEFEKVGVQFVPDVKPYEKMKLRLLNAGHSVLGILGAIHGHPTINACMEDDLFVFYLRAFMDEEATPVLDQLEGIDLTAYKDSLQERFANPNIKDSVSRICSESSAKLPKFLIATIQDNLANGGSIKYATLVIAAWCYYSDKGIDKNGNPIEIIDAMQEQLNEAASKTKTDPLAFIRQESLFGNLINEEKFTSLYSNLVQKVYANQDIKKIMKQL